The DNA sequence TCGACATCGATCCGCTGACAGATCTTTCGATGCACAGTGTCTTTCAGTCGACGATCAATCCGATCGGATTGATTCCGCAAAAGCCAGTCGATCACTCGGAGACGCATGCACAGAGCGTCGTATCGGAACGATCGGTGATGAGCCTTGCCCGACTGATCGCCAACATGTATGACTTCAGAGCACGCCGGACGGCATCCAGGCTCGTGGAGGGCTTATCCGAGGCGCGAGCAAATTCCGCGTCTCTCGATGGGTGCTTTTCCGGGCTGCATGGAGAATTGACGCAGCACGCCTTCCATCTGCTGCAGCACGCCATCGACCTCTTTGTGACCGCGCCCGAGATCGCGCCCATCGAAGACGTCGTCCGCGCACTAGTCCTGACCGAGGGCGAAACGATGGAGCAGCTGTCGCCCCACGCAAAGGTATCGGTGCATCTTGCCCGGGACGCGATCGTCACGAAACTTGCAGAAGATTTTATCGATGATCGACTCACCTCGGAAAGAGCATTTTCGCTCATCGCGGGTGACGCGGGTGTGGCCGCCATTATCGAGTTGATGCTGGTGCCCGTGGTGAGGCGCTTCACCGAGTTGATCTGAAGCCGTTTCTGCTGTCTGCGCGGCTTTGAGCTTCGGTGTCGTGCTCATGTTCGTCGACGAAGCAGGTTCGTCCCGGAGCTTTTAGTCGAGACTGCGGGGATCCGCTGCACGTGCGGTCCGACGGCCCGGTTTGATTTGAAGACATAGTCCGTGCATGCAGAGATTTGCTTTCATTAGGTGAGGCTGAATGCGCGAGACCGGTAGTTGCGTTTAGATTCGGACTTGAGGCTCGCTAAATTCCAACGCATCTCTTGCCGTGCAACGTCCTCCCGGGCATCGGCCAAAGCATGAAGTCAGAGGCGATAGCGCAAAAAAAGGCCGACGAAAGATGAACTTCCATCAGCCTTTCCGTTTGATGCAAACCGCTGTTCTCGACAAAGCACCTGCGCGTCAATCTCAACACTCAGGCAGCTGTGTCAATCGTCGAACCGTCAGGTGCTTGCGAGGTGTCGCTCTCGACCGGTGCGCTCGATTCTGCATCGGCCTTAGAAACGACGTTCCTTCCGGCCGCCTTCTTTGACGCCGCGCCAGTAGCCCGCGACTTTTTAGCCGCCGTTTTCGTCGTTGCCGTTTTCGTCGTTGCCTTTTTCGCCGCTGCTTTCTTTGCCAAGGGCTTCGTCGACGCAACCTTCCTGGAAGCCTTTCTCGCCACCGTTGCGTCGTCGGCAACGGCCGGAATCGCAGTTTCTTCAGACGCGGACGTCGACCTCACCGGCTTCTTCGCAGCGCGGGCCTTTTTCGATGCGAGAGGACCTTGCTTGGCCGCTGCCTTCTTCGTCGCGCTTTTTGCAGGAGCCTTCTTCCCTGCCACCGCTTTCACCGCGCCCTTCTTGGCGCTCGTTTTTTCTGCGCTTGCCTTCTGCGCGCCGCGCGTCTTGTTCTGCGAGGCACGGGCCTCCACTTTGTCGGTGCCAGACGCTTCGCCCGATATTTGCGCGATCAGGAATCTGGTCCGATCCTTTACCGTTGCAAGCCACGCGGGGGCACGCCCTCGCCCGCTC is a window from the Caballeronia insecticola genome containing:
- a CDS encoding H-NS family nucleoid-associated regulatory protein, whose product is MATLKGIQSRIAKLQAQAEAIAARQSSTIIARIRSMMKDHGISIADITAATGKGQRGRGVHVRPKSTGGTSIAKYRDPKTGATWTGHGRAPAWIASAKNRDKFRVDGAVPSSSPAVRASAKPGNQPRGPQPAKYRDPKSGAEWSGRGRAPAWLATVKDRTRFLIAQISGEASGTDKVEARASQNKTRGAQKASAEKTSAKKGAVKAVAGKKAPAKSATKKAAAKQGPLASKKARAAKKPVRSTSASEETAIPAVADDATVARKASRKVASTKPLAKKAAAKKATTKTATTKTAAKKSRATGAASKKAAGRNVVSKADAESSAPVESDTSQAPDGSTIDTAA